In Formosa haliotis, the sequence AAAACAGCAGATGGACTAAATGTCCAAATTATAAATTTTCACAGTTGGGCTTATCATTTTGCAGGAATACAGTACAACCAAACTGTTATGCAATGGACTCAAATTGAATATATAGAAGACATAATCAGCGGACTATCTTCAAGTACATCCAACATTTTAGATAAAAGTGCAGAATTTTTTCAAGAAGAAATTTCTTGGATGAAAGGTAAATTGTTCAATAACAAATCAGAATATCTTGAAGCTGCGAGAACTGGTAGAGGAACTTCTGACCGTGTTACAAAAGTAGATAAAGAAGTTATTTGGGTAGTTTACGAAAAATATAATCAGGGATTAAAAAACAGAGGTCAAGTAGATTTTGATGACTATGCAATTCTTGCATTAAAAAAGATACAAAATGATAGTAGTTTTATTCCGCCATACACCCACATAATAATTGATGAAGCACAAGATTTAAATAAAGCACAAATTTTAACTATTTCAAGTTTAGTAGATACAGAAACAAACAGTTTATCAATAATTGCTGATGCAGCACAACGTATTTTCAAAAGTGGTTTCGTTTGGAGTGAAGTTGGTATTAACGTAAGAGGTGGTAGAACAATTGAATTTAAGAAGAATTACAGAAATACTGTTCATATTGCTAAAGCTGCACTTTCTCTGCTTTCAAACGAGAAAGACCAATCTGAATTTACAACAGTAGAAACTGCATTAACAGGTGGAGAAAAACCTAAAATTGCTTATTATTCAGATTTTGACGAGCAATTAAATCATCTTGATGACCAACTAACAATACTAAAGAACAGTAGTAATCTTAAAAGTACGGTTGTTTTACATAGGTCAACAAGTGGAGTAAAACAAATAAAAGAGTTTTTAGATGCAAATGGTTTTTCTACAGAATTAGTAAAATCTAATCTTGCAGTAAATTATGGAAGTGATAGCATTAAAATATGCACAATGTCATCAGTAAAAGGACTTGAATTTAACAATGTAATTATCCTTGACCTCAATGATGACATTATACCTTATCCGCCAGGTTTTATTGAAGTAGACGATGAATTTCATATTTCAACAGAACGAAGATTACTTTATACTTGTATGACAAGAGCAAGAAACAAACTTTATCTATTTTCAAGTGACAAGGTAAATCCGTCAAGGTATTTGAAAGAAATAAACGCAAATTTATTAGAAGATATAAGTCCAAAAGGTTCTTCTAATAGAACTTATGATGATGACTTACCTTTTTAAAAAATAACTATGAGTTTAAAACCAAACCATATAGAATTTCAGAATGAAATAAAACATAGAGAAATCGAGTGTTTAATTCATTTTACGCCAACCATAAATTTATTCAGTATTTTAGAAAATAATGAATTAATGAGTAGAGCTAAATTGGAAAATTTAGACATTGAGCAATTTGACATTTTAGATTATGTTCAATTTACAGATGACGTAAGATATGATGATAAAAATTATATTAACCTTTCCCTTTCAGGTCCAAATACCTTTTTATTTTCAAAATTTAGACAAAAAACTAAAGAGGACTTTACTATAAATTGGTGTGTAATTAAAATAAACCCTAAACATATTTACGATAGTGAAACTCTATTCGCAATCACAAATGCAGCTTCAAATGCAGCTAAAAGACAATACGGGATTTCGGGAGATTTAGATAAATTCAAAATGCTTTTCACAGAACAATTAAATATAAATGCTTACAATGGTATTCGCACTATTTCCAGAAATTCAGCTCACTCAAAATATCCAACTGATGTCCAAGCAGAAATATTAGTGAAAGATAAAATTTCATCAGATAGTATTTTAGCTGTTTGTTTTGAATCAGAAGAAAAAATGGCAGAAGCTAAAGCTGCAATGTCTTCTTTTGACACGAGTAAATTTATAGTTGATAAAGAAATATTTTCACCAAATCGTTCAATATGAAAGCAGAAACAAAATATAAAGGTAGCTTAAAGCTCGCAGCTATTGGAGATGCTTTAGGCTGGATGACTGAATTTGAAAAAAGTCAAACCACTTTGAAGAAAAAATTTGGAACTGATTACATTAATTCGTTTCACGACTGGGAAAAAAATGTTGGTGGTCGATTTTACGGTTATGTAGATAAACTTAATTCAGGTTCGTATTCTGATGATACGCAACTCTTACTTTCAGTGGCTCGTTCAATCAACAAAAATGGTTTTGTCGACCAAGAATATTTTGCAAAAAAAGAATTGCCTGATTGGTTACTTTATTCAAGAGGTGCAGGAAGAACTATAAAAAATGCAGCTCGAAAAATAGAAAGAAAATCAGCTAAATGGAATAATAACTTTTTCACATTTAAAGCAGGTAAGACTACAATTGACTACAGAGAAAGTGGTGCAAATGGTGCTGCAATGAGAATCTTGCCAATTGCATTAGCAAATTTCGGAGAGCAAGATAAAATCAAAGAAGAAATTTTTGGTAATAGCATAATTACTCACGGACATCCACGAGCAATATTAGGAGCTATGCTTTATGGGTATTCCGTTGACACTATTTTGAGGTTTAATCCAGAAAATTTTAACTATAAGAACTTTCTTACTGAATTAGGGAAAGACATTCATAAAAAATTCTCAATCGACTTTTTAGATAGTCCAAAATTAAAAAGTTGGGAGATTGAATGGAATAAAAATTCTAAAGAACCTTTTAGAATTTTATTCAAATCTATTGTTGATGAAACACAAGAATATTTAAGAACAACTTATAAATTGATTACGAATAATTCATCTGATTTTGATGCATTATCTAAACTTGGTTGTTACAAAAACGAGACAAAAGGTTCAGGCACTTCTACTGTAATTGCAGGTATTTATTTAGCTTGTAAATACTCTAACGAACCCTTAAAAGGAATTGAGCAAGCAGTAAATTCAATTGGAACTGACACAGACAGTATTGCTGCATTTGCAGGTGGTTTAATTGGTGCTTTACACGGACAATCTATTATTCCTTCAAAATGGAAAAACGTTCAAGACCTTGATTATATTGATGCAATTTCAATTCGTTTACTTGAGATTTCCGAAAGTCGAGCAGAATTTAATAAGGCAATAAGCACAAAAAAAACAAAATCTATTTCAGAGATAGAAAATGACAGTTTTGAAATTAACGAAAGAGTCTTTCTTGAAACTTTAGGAGATGGAAGAATTGAAGCAATTGACAGACAAAAGACTTTAACAAAAGGAAAATACAATCTGATTTTAGATGTTCAATTTGATAATGGACAGTTTTGTCGATTTGCGAAATTATTAAGTATCGTAAAAGAAAATGAATCTGAATTATTTACCGAAAGTTTGGAAAAAAAAGTCAACTTATGGAATGGTCTTAATTTAGATTACAAATCAAAAGAACGAATTGAGAAGTTTATGGAATCTCTAAACCAAAAGGGTAAAAAGGAATTTAAGGAAATAATAAAGTTAATAGAAAAAAGAATCCAACGCTAAAAGCCATACACATTTGCAATTCGCTTCAGCCAAAACACAAGCCCAAAATTGCAAAAGAGTATGTCTTGCCAACGGCTCAATTCCGAACTAAATAAGAAACATCGGAAAAACAAGCTGAACGTAAAAAGCACTATGCACAACAACGTGTATAAAACATAGCTTTTATAGGCTTTACGAGAGGTTTTTGTATATTTACAAAGTACGCCAAGTTTTTTATTTGGTTATATTTATAAAAGAAAATAAAACATAAAAATAAAAAATTTGGCTCGTGCTAAATCCGAAGAGTTAGTGTTTATTTATACGCTACGTTTCATACACAAGACCGTTGTAAGTAATTTTAACACTTCACCTTTGAAAAATATTTATTGGATTTTAATACTGATTTCTTTTCAATCATTCGCTCAAAACGAACAATGGTTTGATTTTGAATTAGACAAAAACGTTAGGTTTAAACTGCCTGCTGAAAATACCAATCTTTTCGATTCTGAACAGGACGGAATAAAAATGTACGAACTATCAGCTAAAAAAAATGATATCGTTTACAGTGGAAATAAAATGCTGATTGAGGAACAAAGTCTACCTAATTCCAAAGAAGAATTAATTAGTCTTTATGATGAAGCAGTTCCCAACATTTCAAAAAGCTATCCGAATACAACGGTTTCGAAAAAAGAAATTAACAAAAATGGTATTATCGGACAAAAATTGACCTTGACTGACATCAGTGGAAATCGACTTTATGAATCGGAAGTTTATTTAATGAACAATCAATTGTTCTTGTTTAATTGTATTTCAAAAAATGATACGGGAATTACAGACTCTGACTATTTTTTTAATCAAATTTCATTACCAAAAAACTCTGTAATAAATCAAATAACTGGTAAATCTGACTTTTGGAAATTGTTTTCCGTTTTTAAAACTGAATTGCTGATTTTATTGGGAATTGTCGGATTGATAGTTGGAATAACACTAATAAGAAAAAAAACTACTTACAACAACGTGTAAGCGCAATAACGGCGGAATTTTCTACCGAAAATTCTCGCCTTTTTGCTATCTTGGTTGCGTCAGCGGAAAATACTCGCGTATTTTCCCGTTACTGACGCTTACACAAAACCGTTGTAAAACATTTGACAAAATATGAGCGAAAATAAAGGACTTGACCTATTTGGAATTAAACCAATTGCATCAGCAATCGATTCTACTGTTAAAAAAAGTTTAGAAGGAATAGAAGGATTTTTATTATTGACTTGCAAACCTGCTTTAGGTGAAATTGGACAAATGGCTCAAGATAAAGTTCGCTATTGGAGATTAAACAACACCATCAAAATGCTCGAGAAAGCTAAAGGAAAGTTGGACTTCCAAAATGATAGTTTTGAATTAAAATCTCATCCAAGAATTGGACTTTCGATTATCGAAAATAGCTCTTTAATTGACAATGATTTTGTCTTAGAATTATGGGCAGGGCTTTTCGCTTCCTCTTGTACCTTAGACGGACAAGATGACGAAAATTTGATTTTTGTTGATATTTTAAAAAGCTTAACTACAGCACAGGCGAAAATAATTCAATATGCTGTTGAAAACTCGAGAAAAGTACTTTATCCCAATGGTTTGGTCACGACAGATGGAGACTTAAAAGTTCACGCTGAAGATTTAAAAAGGATAACTGGAGTTCAAAATATACATAGAATTGACAGAGAGCTTGATAGTCTGAATTATATGGGGCTTATTCCGTCATTATCAGGTGGTTTTGATGCATCTGGTCCAGAATTGGTAGCAAATATTTGTCCTACGTATTTGGCATTAAGTTTATATATAAGGTGTCAGGGTTCTTCACTAGACCCAGACATTTATTGGAAAGACAACTTAATAACAGAAGCGGAAATCAAAAAGGAAAAAGAAGAGATTGCAAAAAAAGAGGCGGAGGAAAGAAGAAAAGAAGCCGAGAAGAAGAGAAATGAAAGAAATAACAACAAACAATAAAAACGTTTTACAACAATGCCTATAAGTAATTGCTTGTTCTCGTCTACTTCTGAAAATCCTTGCGGATTTTCAGTTTGGTGCGTACTTGCAAAGTTAAGTGCTAAACCACGCAACTACTCATAGCCGAGACCGTTGTGCACTATTTGAGAAAAACCGAAAAATGAATAAAAATTCGACTGACATTAAAAAAGTATTTGAAAGTTTCATTTTAGATTTTGTCAAAAAGGACAAACAAGACAGAGTTTTTCAATTTCTAAAAAAAGAAAAAAATTGGTGGAAAATAACGAATGAATTTCACTCTTCTACTTTATTTGACAAAAGCGTATTGAAAGATATTAAGCCGAATGAACAATACAGCGAACCGATTTACAATGAATTAATAAAATTAGGAGCAGAAACTGAATGTTACTCTCTACTCGACTATTTGGAGAATAATGAATATGAGTGCGACCTATCTGAAAAACTATCTGATTCTGTAGGATTTTTAGTTGAGACAATTATTTATTGTCCGAAATCTGGAATTGGATATTATGAAGGTGGACACGCAAAAGACAGATATATTTTAAAAAAAAATAACAAACGGAATTGACTAAATAAACGGAATAAAAACAGTGCACAACACCGTATATAATTTATTGCTAGTTCTAGCCTACTTACGAAAATCCTCGCGGATTTTCTATTCGGTTTTTATTTGCTAAATTACGTGCTAAACCACGCAACAAACCATATACAAACACGTTGCGTTTAATATGAATGACTTTCGGTCATCCCCCAAACTTTGCGGCTTGCTTCGAGGTTTTTTTTTATTTATAAAAATCAGTTGATTTAAAAACGAGTTAAGGAGAATTTCAAAACGCAAACTGTGCGCTAGAAATCGTTGAGAGCGCGCTCTCAAAACGTTTGCAACGTTAAACAGTTTGTTTTAAGTTATTGAAAAAAAATGAGAAAGTCAAGTTTTTGGTGTTATTTAACACTGCCAACGATCTGATAACAAGATATTTATAGTCGACCATGTCAATAGCTTAAGATTTTTATAAATTTTTAAACTGCACCGGAATCGAAGCAAGTTTTATTTTAAGACAAGTCATATAAAGCTTTATATAACCAATCTTAAAAGAAAATCAAGTTTGGGTACTGGTCACCTTATGTAGCGTCCTCCATACACCGTATTTAGTGGAAGAGAGAAGATTAAAGATCCAGGTATAAAAAAAAGAATTTAAAAAGCTATAAAAGACTGGAAAATAAAAAATACTAAACACAACAGCGCATATAAAAAATAGCAGTTAAGAGCAAAAACGAAATATAATTTATAAATTTAAAACCTGTGACGATACGAAAAGTTAGTTTGTAGATCCTGCTACTTTTCATATTCGCCATCGTTGTACACAATACGAAAAATGACATTCCGAAACATATTTGTAATTTTAATTTTGATTTTAGTTTCGTGCAAATCAGCCAAAGTGGAAACCCAAACTGAAAAGCCGAAATCTGAAATAATTGTGTCGGAATTCCCGAAACAAGTCGGTTTTGTAAACGATTTTGAAAATATTTTTACCGAGGAGGAAATTAAATTTTTGGACAATTTACTGATTTATTATAAAGAAAATTCTAATAGACAAGTTGCAGTAATTACAATAGATTCGATTCCAGAAAACACGGAATTTGAACAGTACGCAATCAAAATGTCTGACAATTGGAATGTTGGAAAAAATAATGACGGAAATGGACTTACTGTTGTGTTGAGCAAATCGTTGAGAAAAATAAGAATATCAACCACTGAGAAAACTCGCTACTATTTGACAGATGAATTTTGTCAAAAAGTAATCGACGAGAATATGATTCCTGAATTTAAGAACGGAAAATATTATGATGGACTTTTACTCGGACTGAATGAATTAATAAGAAAATGGATATAAAAGTACTGTGTACAACAACGTGTATAATTAATGGCTTATTCTCGCCTACTTACGAAAATCCTCGCGGATTTTCTATTCAGTTTTTATTTGCTAAATTAGGTGCTTAAACACGCCACTAATCATACACAAACACGTTGGCATTCATTGAGCGGAACCGTTAAAAAGAATAATAATGAGTAATTTAAAAGACATTAAATCAGCAATTGAAAAATATGTGAATGAATCAAATCTGACTGAATTACAAATTGTTGAGAAACTCGAAAAACACTACTTTGACAAAAAGATAAACGAGAATTTAAAGTTGTATAAAAAAGGAAAGAAAAAAGTGAGTGAAATAACAAAAGACCTAAAAATATCGCCACGAAAATTTTACGGAATTTTGGAAAAGAAAAATATTGAACATAAGAAATATAAAAAAGAGTAATTTAAAACAAAACGTTTGACTTTTAGTTCGTTTGCGTAATCAGAAACTGAACTAAAAACCAAAACCTGAATTGAATGCGGAACTGCTAACTCAATCGGAATTGAAAAAATATATAAAAATCAAAATATGAAAAATATCTTTATTTATTATCTGACAATTTTGACACCACTAGCTATTATAATTTGGTTAATCAAAACCGAATCAATAAGTTCGAAATATTTTGTAGGACTATTATTTTTCTATTTATTAATTTTTAGAACTTATATAGATGGAAAAAGATTATCTGACAAAAATGTAATTCCTAAAAAAGATATTTGGAAAATGATAATTCCGGGAAAACACATTGAGTATTTTAAGGAACTATATCTGAAATAAAATCAGAACTAAAAATATAGTGGAATAAAAACAACGAAATGCCAACAACGTATAAAATTAATTGCTAGTCCAAGCCTACTTACGAAAATCCTCTCGGATTTTCTATTCGGTTTGTATTTGCTAAATTAGTTGTTCAAACCACGCAACTAATCTTATACAAAACCGTCAGACTGTCTAATAACTATTGCTTTTTTAGTTACATTTTTTAGAAGTTCTCAAGTAATTTCCAGGTGATTTTTGTATCTTTTAGTTATGAAATTCATACCTGGAAAAGACCGAAAACAGACCTGCCTTTTTCCTGTTTCTCTTGATGATTCAATAGATTCCGAGAATAGCGTAAGGTCTATAGATCAATTTGTAGATTCACTTAACCTTGCAGAACTAGGATTCCGTTCAGACTTTACCGAAAACGGTCCTCCGGCCTATAACCCAGCTGTTCTTCTCAAACTTTACATCTACGGATACATGAACCGTATTCGTTCTTCAAGACAATTAGAAAAAGAATGCAGGCGTAACATTGAAGTCATGTGGCTGCTCGAATCGCTAGCTCCCGATCACAACACCATCAGCAATTTCAGAAAAGATAATGCAAAGGCTATTAAAAAGTGTTCTTTGCTACCGTGCAAATGGCACGTAATTTTGGGCTTATAGGGGCTACACTTATTGCTGGAGACAGTACTAAGTTTAGAGCTCAGAATAGTAAGAAAAACAATTTTAATAAGAAGAAAATACAGCGCCACATAGATTATATTGACAATAAATTAGAACAATACAACAAAGCTCTTGAACAAAGTGATAGTGAAAATGAAAAAGAGGTAATTAAGAAAGATATTGATAAGCATCAAGGTCGCAGAAAAGAATACGAAAAACTAAATGCACAGTTGAAGGCTTCGGGAGAACCACAAATTTCTACCTCTGATCCCGATAGCAAGCATTTAATTGTGCGTAACAATATTACTGAAGTTGCTTACTGTGTACAATCTACTGTAGACGCAGATCACAATATTCCGTTCGACTACTTGGTTACCAATAAAAACGACTCCAAGGCTATGGGACAGATGTTACAGAGAGCTAAAACTATTTTAGGAACGAACACCTTTACGGCGCTCTATGACAAAGGATATCATACGGGAAGTGAATTTAAAACTGCTAATAAACTAGGTATTAAAACCCTTGTTGCTATCCCTGGAATAGGAAGAGCATCGCAAGCTCCAGATCCTAACTATAACTCAGAACATTTTAAATATAATAAAGAACACGACACCTATACTTGCCCACAAGGAAACATACTTAAAAGTAATGGCAGTACTTATAAAGGGCGTAATTATCGTTTCAAACAATACAAAACAAACAAATGTAAAGCTTGCCCCGCAAGAGCATTATGCACAACGTCTAAAGCAAATGGAAAAGTAGTACAACGCAGTGAATTCCATAAATATATTGAAGCCAACGCAAAGAGCGTATTGCAAAATCCTGATGCTTATAAAAAACGCCAAGCCATTGTAGAGCATCCTTACGGAACCATAAAACGCCAGTGGAGTTTTGATCATATTATGACTAAAAAACGATGCAACGCGCTAGTGCAGATGTAGGGTTTATGTTTATTGCATATAACTTAAAAAGAATTTGGAATATCATTAGAAAAACGAATACACCTCGTGTTCAAGATCACTGGTCTTTAATTAGGCTTATAACAACTGTTCTAACAGGTTTTGAAGAAGCTTACAAACAAAATTCAAAATATAGAATCTTAGCTCCCATCTAATAGAAAAAACTGTATTTTAGTAGAAATATATAAAATTGCAGTCGGTTATTAGACGGACTGCCGTTAGCCACAAGTTAACTAAATCAACAAAATTTAGTGAATAATTGAACTTTTTAGATTTTTAACGAATGAAAATCTAATCCGAATGCAAAACTGAAATTGAGAAATGAAAATCCTAACTGATAAACCACATCTGATTTTTTAATCTCCATTCCGATTATAATGCTGATTGGAATTTTAAGTGGAGATGCAGCATTGGACATAAATATTCACGACACCTACTATGTTATTGCTCATTTTCATTTAGCAATACTGATTTCAATACTTTTTGGAATAATTGGAATTGGATATTGGATTATGCAAAAAGCGGATAGAAAACTATCAAAATGGCTGAATTGGATTCACATTGGACTGACTTTTGGCGGAATAATACTCATTCTAATTCTTTCCCAATTATATCGAGAACCAAAAACTGATACAATACTTTCAGATTTTGACTTTAACCAGAAATTGGACATTATAATATTTATAATATTATTGATTACGATATTTGGACAAGTTATCTATCCAATAAATTTAATAAGCGGAATAATAAAAAAGCGAAAAAAAACCAGTGGCTAACATCGTATATAATTTATTGCTAGTTCTAGCCTACTTACGAAAATCCTCGCGGATTTTCTATTCGGTTTTTATTTGCTAAATTACGTGCTAAACCAAGCAACAAACCATATACAAAACCGTTAGCTACAATTTCAAAACTCACTCAAACGCGGATTTAACGCCAAGTTTTACGATAAATTTATCACTCAAATTCAACAAAAAAATAATTCTTGATTTTAGAATTTTAAAGGTTTAATTAAAACAAAACCTCAAACCGATTTTTACTCAAACGGAATTAAAATCTTCAAAAAATTAAACATAAAATAAATCTTCTGGAATTTCTCACTCAGTCGGTTTTTGGAAATTTAATCAAAATTAATCCTGAAAAGAAAATATAAATTATCTAGAATTGATCACTCAAACTGATAAA encodes:
- a CDS encoding 3'-5' exonuclease, producing the protein MLKKITLKGEQKKVLFLPPTNPVQIKGVAGSGKTTVALYRAKHLLETQANLFKETKIVIFTYNKTLAAYIKAIKPYINGGYQKDSDELKPKTADGLNVQIINFHSWAYHFAGIQYNQTVMQWTQIEYIEDIISGLSSSTSNILDKSAEFFQEEISWMKGKLFNNKSEYLEAARTGRGTSDRVTKVDKEVIWVVYEKYNQGLKNRGQVDFDDYAILALKKIQNDSSFIPPYTHIIIDEAQDLNKAQILTISSLVDTETNSLSIIADAAQRIFKSGFVWSEVGINVRGGRTIEFKKNYRNTVHIAKAALSLLSNEKDQSEFTTVETALTGGEKPKIAYYSDFDEQLNHLDDQLTILKNSSNLKSTVVLHRSTSGVKQIKEFLDANGFSTELVKSNLAVNYGSDSIKICTMSSVKGLEFNNVIILDLNDDIIPYPPGFIEVDDEFHISTERRLLYTCMTRARNKLYLFSSDKVNPSRYLKEINANLLEDISPKGSSNRTYDDDLPF
- a CDS encoding DarT ssDNA thymidine ADP-ribosyltransferase family protein — encoded protein: MSLKPNHIEFQNEIKHREIECLIHFTPTINLFSILENNELMSRAKLENLDIEQFDILDYVQFTDDVRYDDKNYINLSLSGPNTFLFSKFRQKTKEDFTINWCVIKINPKHIYDSETLFAITNAASNAAKRQYGISGDLDKFKMLFTEQLNINAYNGIRTISRNSAHSKYPTDVQAEILVKDKISSDSILAVCFESEEKMAEAKAAMSSFDTSKFIVDKEIFSPNRSI
- a CDS encoding ADP-ribosylglycohydrolase family protein, with the protein product MKAETKYKGSLKLAAIGDALGWMTEFEKSQTTLKKKFGTDYINSFHDWEKNVGGRFYGYVDKLNSGSYSDDTQLLLSVARSINKNGFVDQEYFAKKELPDWLLYSRGAGRTIKNAARKIERKSAKWNNNFFTFKAGKTTIDYRESGANGAAMRILPIALANFGEQDKIKEEIFGNSIITHGHPRAILGAMLYGYSVDTILRFNPENFNYKNFLTELGKDIHKKFSIDFLDSPKLKSWEIEWNKNSKEPFRILFKSIVDETQEYLRTTYKLITNNSSDFDALSKLGCYKNETKGSGTSTVIAGIYLACKYSNEPLKGIEQAVNSIGTDTDSIAAFAGGLIGALHGQSIIPSKWKNVQDLDYIDAISIRLLEISESRAEFNKAISTKKTKSISEIENDSFEINERVFLETLGDGRIEAIDRQKTLTKGKYNLILDVQFDNGQFCRFAKLLSIVKENESELFTESLEKKVNLWNGLNLDYKSKERIEKFMESLNQKGKKEFKEIIKLIEKRIQR
- a CDS encoding Abi-alpha family protein, translating into MSENKGLDLFGIKPIASAIDSTVKKSLEGIEGFLLLTCKPALGEIGQMAQDKVRYWRLNNTIKMLEKAKGKLDFQNDSFELKSHPRIGLSIIENSSLIDNDFVLELWAGLFASSCTLDGQDDENLIFVDILKSLTTAQAKIIQYAVENSRKVLYPNGLVTTDGDLKVHAEDLKRITGVQNIHRIDRELDSLNYMGLIPSLSGGFDASGPELVANICPTYLALSLYIRCQGSSLDPDIYWKDNLITEAEIKKEKEEIAKKEAEERRKEAEKKRNERNNNKQ
- a CDS encoding TPM domain-containing protein; the encoded protein is METQTEKPKSEIIVSEFPKQVGFVNDFENIFTEEEIKFLDNLLIYYKENSNRQVAVITIDSIPENTEFEQYAIKMSDNWNVGKNNDGNGLTVVLSKSLRKIRISTTEKTRYYLTDEFCQKVIDENMIPEFKNGKYYDGLLLGLNELIRKWI
- a CDS encoding cbb3-type cytochrome c oxidase subunit I, with protein sequence MLIGILSGDAALDINIHDTYYVIAHFHLAILISILFGIIGIGYWIMQKADRKLSKWLNWIHIGLTFGGIILILILSQLYREPKTDTILSDFDFNQKLDIIIFIILLITIFGQVIYPINLISGIIKKRKKTSG